A region of Asterias amurensis chromosome 20, ASM3211899v1 DNA encodes the following proteins:
- the LOC139952162 gene encoding ras-related protein Rab-13-like isoform X1 encodes MNGVLARHTRDTYTGIPHKDHPYKILLVGGSSVGKTCILRRFVDGEFPCKCKATLGLDFKIRCVQVQDQLIKMQLWDTSGQERFRSMTQAYYRGAAGVMLVYDVTEGRTLEGLYGWLSDIKTYAPEDVDIILLGNKCDTVEQRMVSFEAGEEFARRHGLKFFETSAQDNTNISDAFESMAYLLANKVTETRKRVNSVAVTSPDSNGNPSKLRWKDGLKPNCSC; translated from the exons ATGAACGGAGTGCTGGCGCGACACACAAGGGACACATACACAGGGATTCCCCACAAGGACCACCCCTATAAGATTCTACTAGTCGGGGGCTCCAGTGTCGGCAAGACGTGCATTCTAAGACGTTTTGTTGACGGGGAATTCCCGTGTAAATGCAAGGCAACTCTAG GTTTGGATTTCAAGATTAGATGCGTACAAGTACAAGACCAATTGATTAAGATGCAGTTATGGGACACTTCGGGACAGGAGAGGTTTCGATCTATGACGCAAGCGTACTACCGTGGTGCGGCTGGTGTCATGCTCGTCTATGACGTCACAGAGGGAAGGACTCTAGAGGGTCTATACGGTTGGCTCTCAGATATCAAAACG TACGCCCCGGAGGATGTGGATATCATTTTGTTGGGAAATAAGTGCGACACGGTGGAGCAGCGTATGGTTTCATTTGAAGCCGGCGAAGAG TTTGCGAGACGCCATGGATTGAAATTCTTTGAGACCAGTGCCCAAGATAACACGAATATATCGGATGCTTTCGAGTCCATGGCCTACCTTCTTGCAAATAAAGTGACAGAG ACGAGGAAACGAGTCAACAGTGTAGCGGTAACATCTCCTGATTCTAATGGAAATCCTTCGAAGTTAAGATGGAAAGATGGACTGAAACCCAATTGTTCTTGCTAG
- the LOC139952163 gene encoding tyrosine-protein kinase Yes-like, whose amino-acid sequence MGCRQSTEDGSSYQPGTKNGTSSTGQEVNIGTPSHHMGGVSNFNQPKTNMFIPKPNQPEPTKPVLKYIALYDYEARTEDDLSFLKGETLEITNNHDGDWWLARSPKNGKEGYIPSNYIAPVKSINAEEWYFGRIGRRDAEKKLLTPGVQRGMFIVRDGEANPGTFSLSVRDYDAVKGDHVKHYKIRKLDNDAGFYIAMRSPFPALAELVKHYQQSSDGLCIKLSAPCPKENPNTVGLGRDAWEIPRTSLTLEDRLGAGQFGEVWRGMWNGKTPVAIKTLKKGTMTPTAFLAEANIMKQLRHDKLCQLYAVCSDMEPIYIVAELMCNGSLLDFLKDGEGRNLKLPELVDMGSQIASGMAFLEASNYVHRDLAARNVLVGEGNIVKVADFGLARMIEDTEYTARQGAKFPIKWTAPEAAMYGRFTIKSDVWSFGIMMTELVTHGRIPYPGMMNMEVLEQVEHGYRMPKMSKCPDSLYELMMKCWDKDPASRPTFEFLHSYLDDFFVATEPNYKEPE is encoded by the exons ATGGGTTGCAGGCAAAGTACGGAGGATGGGAGTAGCTACCAACCTGGTACCAAGAATGGAACCAGCTCAACAGGTCAAGAGGTGAACATAGGTACACCAAGCCATCACATGGGTGGGGTGTCCAACTTTAATCAgccaaaaacaaacatgtttattCCAAAACCAAATCAACCAGAACCAACAAAACCAG TACTAAAATACATTGCTCTATATGATTATGAGGCAAGGACGGAAGACGATTTGAGCTTTCTCAAGGGTGAAACGCTGGAGATCACAAACAACCA TGACGGGGACTGGTGGCTGGCCAGATCACCTAAGAACGGCAAAGAAGGTTACATTCCTAGTAACTATATTGCTCCAGTCAAGAGCATCAACGCAGAAGA ATGGTACTTTGGACGTATCGGCCGAAGAGATGCTGAGAAGAAACTTTTGACTCCTGGAGTCCAGAGAGGGATGTTCATCGTTCGAGATGGTGAAGCTAATCCAG GCACATTTTCTCTGTCAGTGCGTGACTACGACGCTGTGAAAGGTGATCATGTGAAGCATTACAAGATCCGCAAGCTGGATAACGATGCTGGATTCTACATTGCTATGCGCAGCCCCTTTCCAGCTCTAGCAGAACTTGTCAAGCATTACCAAC AGTCTTCTGATGGTCTTTGTATAAAGCTGTCTGCCCCTTGCCCCAAGGAGAATCCCAACACGGTGGGTCTGGGTAGAGACGCCTGGGAGATTCCGAGAACTTCTCTTACACTGGAAGACAGGCTGGGAGCAGGACAGTTTGGAGAAGTCTGGAGAG GTATGTGGAATGGTAAGACGCCGGTTGCCATTAAGACTCTTAAGAAGGGTACGATGACTCCAACAGCCTTCCTCGCTGAGGCTAACATCATGAAACAACTTCGACATGACAAGCTTTGTCAGCTGTATGCTGTGTGCTCCGATATGGAGCCCATTTATATCGTTGCTGAGCTGATGTGCAATGGGAGTCTTCTGGACTTTCTTAAAGATGGGGAAGGGCGGAACCTTAAGCTCCCTGAGCTAGTCGACATGGGCAGTCAG ATTGCATCAGGTATGGCCTTCTTGGAGGCATCGAACTACGTCCATCGTGATTTGGCTGCAAGGAATGTTCTCGTCGGTGAGGGAAACATCGTGAAGGTGGCTGACTTTGGTCTGGCTAGGATGATTGAAGATACAGAGTATACAGCTAGGCAAG GAGCCAAGTTCCCAATCAAGTGGACTGCCCCAGAGGCGGCCATGTACGGCCGATTCACCATCAAGTCTGACGTGTGGTCATTTGGTATTATGATGACTGAACTGGTTACCCATGGTCGCATCCCATATCCCG GTATGATGAACATGGAAGTCCTGGAACAAGTTGAACACGGCTATCGCATGCCCAAGATGTCCAAGTGCCCAGATAGCTTGTACGAACTCATGATGAAATGCTGGGACAAAGACCCGGCATCCCGACCAACCTTTGAGTTCCTACATTCCTACTTGGACGACTTCTTTGTGGCCACAGAGCCCAACTACAAGGAGCCAGAGTAA